A region of Methyloversatilis discipulorum DNA encodes the following proteins:
- the trmB gene encoding tRNA (guanine(46)-N(7))-methyltransferase TrmB produces MTELPGRSRVPVSTQTGPHEQLAVLIERRRGQDYRKPVAPYSAEAFARFAAVCVPGAPLIVDSCCGVGESTLHLAELFSDHFVLGVDQSADRLSRAPALPSNALLLRADMADVWRLLYEGGYRPTHQYMLYPNPWPKIGQLARRWPAHPVFPLVLALGGVIECRSNWRVYVEEFAQAVKLIAGIDARVDEHVPSTPITPFERKYLASGHALYRCGVHVG; encoded by the coding sequence GTGACCGAGCTGCCCGGCCGTTCGCGCGTGCCGGTGAGCACGCAGACCGGGCCGCACGAACAGCTGGCGGTGCTGATCGAACGCCGCCGCGGACAGGACTACCGCAAACCGGTCGCCCCCTACAGTGCGGAGGCGTTCGCGCGCTTCGCGGCCGTCTGCGTGCCGGGCGCGCCCCTCATCGTCGACAGCTGCTGTGGCGTCGGCGAGAGCACACTGCATCTGGCCGAGCTTTTTTCCGATCACTTCGTGCTCGGCGTCGACCAGTCGGCCGACCGCCTGTCGCGTGCACCGGCATTGCCATCGAACGCGCTGCTGTTGCGCGCGGACATGGCCGACGTCTGGCGCCTCCTCTACGAGGGCGGATATCGACCGACGCATCAGTACATGCTCTACCCCAACCCCTGGCCCAAGATCGGGCAACTGGCGCGGCGCTGGCCGGCGCATCCGGTGTTCCCTCTGGTGCTCGCGCTGGGCGGCGTCATCGAGTGCCGCAGCAACTGGCGCGTCTACGTCGAAGAGTTCGCGCAGGCGGTCAAGCTGATCGCGGGCATCGACGCCCGCGTCGATGAGCATGTTCCGTCGACGCCGATCACGCCCTTCGAACGGAAGTATCTGGCGAGCGGGCACGCCCTGTACCGCTGTGGTGTGCATGTGGGTTGA
- a CDS encoding DUF3047 domain-containing protein, with protein sequence MTMKHLWRSLVLSLAVAASGSAWAQSAHERFEASVKTAVAPLVDGAVTGMKVLYLGAEHSPWLDSGFPVKAGDRVTVLLQGRVWLSRHYDISLEAPLQLWRRIGENGAISRGLDATDTFTVAESGTVQLKNLPTRWLDAKGRYQGEAPPASPDAGGGISVALIRWAPDADVAATLAALALQPAAPDWAAPALARLQSPPAAPEGWQYLWELGPAEIFREVHADDDGGPRRRMHTHTRNDVAILQKPAEVALTPDTELKWSWRVNQLPGKQAENSVITHDYISIAVEFDNGQDLTYLWSSTLPVGETFRCPLPGWKDRETHVVARSGNADLGRWLNESRNVLQDYAKAVGGPPPQRIVRVWLIANSVFGRGEGRAQFGDIRIGANGSDLAVW encoded by the coding sequence ATGACGATGAAACATCTGTGGCGCAGCCTTGTACTGAGCCTGGCGGTAGCGGCCTCCGGCAGTGCGTGGGCGCAGTCCGCCCATGAGCGCTTCGAGGCGTCGGTGAAGACCGCCGTTGCGCCGCTGGTCGACGGCGCAGTCACCGGCATGAAGGTGCTCTACCTTGGCGCGGAACACAGCCCGTGGCTGGACAGCGGCTTTCCGGTGAAGGCCGGCGACCGGGTGACCGTACTGCTGCAGGGCCGGGTATGGCTGTCGCGTCACTACGACATTTCGCTCGAAGCGCCGCTCCAGTTATGGCGTCGCATCGGCGAAAATGGAGCGATCTCGCGCGGCCTCGACGCCACCGACACCTTCACCGTCGCGGAAAGCGGCACCGTGCAGTTGAAGAACCTGCCCACCCGCTGGCTCGACGCCAAGGGCCGCTACCAAGGTGAGGCGCCGCCCGCCAGCCCCGACGCCGGCGGCGGCATCAGCGTGGCGCTGATCCGCTGGGCGCCGGACGCCGACGTCGCGGCCACACTCGCGGCACTGGCCCTGCAGCCGGCTGCGCCCGACTGGGCGGCGCCGGCCCTGGCCCGTCTGCAGTCGCCACCTGCGGCGCCCGAGGGCTGGCAGTACCTGTGGGAACTGGGCCCGGCGGAAATCTTCCGCGAGGTCCACGCTGACGACGACGGCGGCCCGAGGCGCCGCATGCACACGCACACGCGCAACGACGTCGCCATCCTGCAAAAGCCGGCCGAGGTCGCGCTGACACCGGACACCGAGCTCAAGTGGTCGTGGCGCGTAAACCAGCTGCCGGGCAAACAGGCCGAGAACAGCGTGATCACGCACGACTACATCAGCATCGCCGTCGAGTTCGACAATGGTCAGGACCTGACCTATCTGTGGAGCAGCACGCTGCCAGTCGGCGAAACCTTCCGCTGCCCGCTGCCCGGCTGGAAGGACCGCGAAACCCACGTGGTGGCGCGCTCGGGCAATGCTGATCTCGGGCGCTGGCTGAACGAGTCGCGCAATGTGCTGCAGGACTACGCGAAGGCGGTCGGCGGGCCACCGCCACAACGCATCGTGCGCGTGTGGCTGATCGCCAACAGCGTGTTCGGACGTGGCGAAGGCCGCGCCCAGTTCGGCGACATCCGCATCGGCGCCAACGGCAGCGACCTCGCCGTCTGGTAG
- a CDS encoding polysialyltransferase family glycosyltransferase, whose translation MSDSRTVAVYFVASPLQYLAARRIAQAFEPGARQVLVWYKPGMKSAVDPAEWDACTYMPWPRWEPLPGAFGRHRRLRANIGLVSGLVGQCERLIVHSAVFDTEAINYFLHALPRAVGAREMHARILPDGLISIRRYPLSLTKRLAQRLRLLRSLFAPELRYTCFSGDRIGSDAPFCDRIYVLPGLPHEYPADKVAVLPPLVDAPTPAADDTGRRALVVGQPLTGFGLMSAADLTATTARIRDWLAEQGITDIDYKAHPKDAAHELRHPDYRLIEPDCALEVHMARTPYAAVVGVRSTALLIARQIYPPAVRVRAFGWPALNFKTPDERKDMRTTFEQCGVEIE comes from the coding sequence ATGTCCGATTCCCGTACCGTCGCCGTCTATTTCGTCGCCTCGCCGCTGCAGTACCTTGCCGCCAGGCGCATTGCGCAGGCGTTCGAGCCCGGCGCACGGCAGGTGCTGGTCTGGTACAAGCCGGGCATGAAGTCGGCCGTCGATCCGGCCGAGTGGGACGCGTGTACCTATATGCCGTGGCCGCGCTGGGAGCCGCTGCCCGGCGCTTTTGGCCGGCATCGGCGACTGCGCGCCAACATCGGTCTGGTGAGCGGGCTGGTCGGGCAGTGCGAGCGCCTGATCGTCCACAGCGCGGTGTTCGATACCGAGGCGATCAACTATTTCCTGCACGCCCTGCCGCGCGCCGTCGGCGCGCGCGAAATGCACGCGCGCATCCTGCCAGACGGCCTGATCTCGATTCGCCGTTATCCGCTCAGCCTCACGAAAAGACTGGCGCAGCGCCTGCGGCTGCTGCGCAGCCTGTTCGCGCCGGAGCTGCGCTACACCTGTTTTTCCGGTGACCGCATCGGTTCGGATGCGCCCTTCTGCGACCGCATCTACGTGCTGCCGGGGTTGCCGCACGAGTATCCGGCCGACAAGGTGGCGGTGTTGCCGCCGCTGGTCGATGCGCCGACGCCGGCTGCTGACGACACTGGGCGGCGCGCGCTGGTGGTGGGGCAGCCGCTGACCGGCTTCGGGTTGATGAGCGCTGCCGATCTGACGGCGACCACCGCGCGCATACGCGACTGGCTGGCGGAGCAGGGCATCACCGATATCGATTACAAGGCGCACCCGAAGGACGCCGCGCACGAGCTGCGTCATCCCGACTACCGGCTGATCGAGCCGGACTGCGCACTGGAGGTTCATATGGCGCGCACGCCCTACGCCGCCGTCGTTGGCGTACGCTCGACCGCGCTGCTGATCGCGCGGCAGATCTATCCTCCGGCAGTGCGCGTGCGCGCTTTCGGCTGGCCGGCGCTGAACTTCAAGACACCGGATGAACGGAAGGACATGAGGACAACCTTCGAGCAGTGCGGTGTGGAGATCGAATGA
- the murB gene encoding UDP-N-acetylmuramate dehydrogenase — protein sequence MIAPALPDADLRDLNTLHLPARAARLQPVDDAADLPALTEALLQRGERILVLGGGSNIVFAADFPGTVLQMRTRGIEVLARDGDTVRVAVAAGENWHDWVSHALDHGWHGLENLALIPGTVGAAPVQNIGAYGVELVNRLDSVNAWDMQDRRWLQLTAADCAMSYRDSVFKHRLAGRAIITRVVFRLSTRPEVRADYADLQRELTARGVTSPTPRDVFDAVCAVRRAKLPDPAVIGNAGSFFRNPVLPADEAGRLLAAHPDAPHYAATDGSVKFAAAWFIDRCGWKGTRRGDAGVHDRQALVLVNHGQATADQLMKLAADIQASVRERFGVDIEPEPVIVG from the coding sequence ATGATTGCCCCTGCCCTCCCCGACGCCGACCTGCGCGATCTGAACACGCTGCACCTGCCCGCCCGCGCGGCAAGGCTGCAGCCGGTGGACGACGCGGCCGATCTGCCGGCGCTGACCGAGGCGCTGCTGCAGCGCGGCGAGCGCATCCTGGTTCTGGGCGGCGGCAGCAATATCGTGTTCGCGGCCGACTTTCCGGGCACCGTGCTGCAGATGCGCACACGCGGCATCGAAGTGCTGGCGCGCGACGGCGACACGGTGCGTGTCGCAGTCGCGGCGGGCGAGAACTGGCACGACTGGGTCAGTCACGCACTCGACCACGGCTGGCACGGGCTGGAGAACCTCGCGCTCATTCCCGGCACCGTCGGTGCCGCGCCGGTCCAGAACATCGGCGCCTACGGTGTCGAACTGGTGAACCGGCTGGACAGTGTCAACGCCTGGGACATGCAGGACCGTCGCTGGCTGCAACTGACGGCTGCCGACTGCGCGATGAGCTACCGCGACAGCGTGTTCAAGCACCGGCTGGCCGGCCGCGCCATCATCACCCGCGTCGTATTCCGGCTGAGCACGCGGCCCGAGGTGCGTGCGGATTACGCTGACCTGCAGCGCGAACTGACGGCGCGCGGAGTCACCAGTCCGACCCCGCGCGACGTGTTCGACGCCGTGTGCGCGGTGCGCCGCGCCAAGCTGCCTGACCCGGCGGTGATCGGCAACGCTGGCAGCTTCTTCCGCAATCCGGTGCTGCCCGCGGACGAAGCCGGCCGCCTGCTCGCCGCCCACCCGGACGCCCCGCACTACGCTGCGACCGACGGCTCGGTGAAATTCGCCGCTGCCTGGTTCATCGACCGCTGCGGCTGGAAGGGCACGCGGCGCGGCGATGCCGGTGTGCACGACAGGCAGGCACTGGTGCTGGTGAATCACGGCCAGGCGACCGCCGACCAGTTGATGAAGCTGGCCGCGGACATACAGGCCAGCGTGCGCGAGCGATTCGGCGTCGATATCGAACCGGAACCGGTTATCGTCGGCTGA
- a CDS encoding O-antigen ligase family protein, whose protein sequence is MIPVTVAPAYWLTVLILVLWLIEGRLGQKLRALAAEPLVWAFVAYFAVFALSLLWSDDLSWGRRLLGRQYLFLLFPLYLSVAQRGHFARYVSAFLLSVTMCELLTFYNWAQLHVWPELPDGIRVDKGADDTAPFVDRILYTPALALAGYLSAHRLLFELTSLRARLTYAALFAATVFNLLISGGRAGLVGFLALLTMLAFQRLVRRPMLAAGVAAALVSGIVFGGYYGNDYFRLRVDRAFDEVVRYEELPKASVSQRIVYAANAWRVFAEHPLVGVGLGDTREAYREMNARHTPKWKPAWNPHNHYLYVLTAAGTLGALALAAVLLLPWFLGAPADGRERVRKALPLLFIVICLFESYLMRSNTTLMFVLFTAASWCGVRGRPA, encoded by the coding sequence ATGATTCCGGTGACGGTCGCGCCAGCGTACTGGCTCACCGTGCTGATTCTGGTTCTCTGGCTGATCGAGGGGCGCCTCGGGCAGAAACTGCGTGCCTTGGCTGCCGAGCCGCTGGTGTGGGCCTTCGTCGCCTACTTCGCCGTGTTCGCCCTCTCGCTGCTGTGGTCGGACGACCTGTCATGGGGGCGGCGGCTGCTTGGCCGGCAGTACCTGTTCCTGCTGTTTCCGCTGTATCTGAGCGTCGCACAGCGTGGGCACTTCGCCCGCTACGTCAGCGCCTTCCTGCTGTCGGTGACGATGTGCGAGCTGCTGACTTTCTACAACTGGGCTCAGTTGCACGTATGGCCCGAGTTGCCGGACGGCATACGTGTCGACAAGGGGGCCGACGACACGGCGCCGTTCGTCGATCGAATTCTTTATACGCCGGCGCTGGCACTGGCCGGCTATCTGTCGGCGCACCGCCTGCTGTTCGAGCTGACTTCACTGCGTGCCCGGCTGACCTACGCAGCGCTGTTCGCAGCCACCGTGTTCAACCTCCTGATTTCGGGTGGCCGGGCCGGTCTGGTCGGTTTCCTCGCGTTGCTCACCATGCTCGCGTTCCAGCGCCTTGTCCGCCGGCCCATGCTGGCGGCGGGCGTGGCGGCCGCGCTGGTCAGCGGCATCGTGTTCGGCGGGTACTATGGCAACGACTACTTTCGCTTGCGAGTGGACCGCGCGTTCGACGAAGTTGTCCGTTACGAAGAGTTGCCGAAAGCGTCGGTCAGCCAGCGCATCGTATATGCCGCGAACGCGTGGCGCGTGTTCGCCGAGCACCCGCTGGTCGGCGTCGGCCTTGGCGATACGCGCGAGGCCTATCGGGAAATGAACGCCCGCCACACGCCAAAGTGGAAGCCTGCCTGGAACCCGCACAATCACTATCTCTACGTCCTCACGGCTGCCGGTACGCTGGGTGCTCTTGCGCTGGCTGCCGTGCTGCTGCTGCCCTGGTTTCTCGGTGCGCCGGCAGATGGAAGGGAACGCGTGCGAAAGGCGTTGCCGCTGCTGTTCATCGTCATCTGCCTGTTCGAGTCCTATCTGATGCGGTCCAACACCACCCTCATGTTCGTGCTATTCACTGCGGCGTCATGGTGCGGCGTGCGAGGGCGGCCGGCTTGA
- a CDS encoding chlorite dismutase family protein, with amino-acid sequence MTERLWTFAAGADGPWRITEVRAVIGEALAEAPRLDRIAGDAAGSGLWSLRGITSNERYVTRDEKQTLTAASPPLGRSSAACAVLIPIRKSAAWWALAQDERRAIMEEQSHHIAHGLRVLPAVARRLHHCRDLSPDEPFDFLTWFEFAPEHEAEFDALLDVLRASPEWAYVEREFEVRARVDMGPEN; translated from the coding sequence ATGACAGAACGCCTATGGACTTTCGCCGCCGGTGCCGACGGCCCCTGGCGCATTACCGAAGTACGCGCCGTCATCGGCGAAGCGCTGGCCGAGGCGCCACGCCTCGACCGCATCGCCGGCGATGCGGCGGGCAGCGGCCTGTGGTCGCTGCGCGGCATCACGAGCAATGAGCGCTACGTCACCCGCGACGAGAAACAGACGCTGACCGCTGCCTCGCCGCCGCTCGGTCGCAGCAGCGCAGCCTGTGCGGTGCTGATCCCGATCCGCAAGTCGGCGGCCTGGTGGGCGCTGGCGCAGGACGAGCGGCGCGCCATCATGGAAGAGCAGTCGCACCACATCGCGCATGGTCTGCGCGTGTTGCCGGCGGTGGCGCGCCGGCTGCATCACTGCCGCGACCTGTCGCCGGACGAGCCTTTTGATTTCCTGACCTGGTTCGAATTCGCGCCGGAACACGAAGCAGAGTTCGACGCGCTGCTGGACGTGCTGCGGGCGTCGCCCGAGTGGGCCTACGTCGAGCGCGAGTTCGAGGTGCGGGCGCGGGTGGATATGGGGCCGGAGAACTGA
- a CDS encoding glycosyltransferase, which translates to MKVLHVEAGKHYYGGARQVAYIVEGLARRGVANVLACPPGAGIAAACAGHAQVVEMKMGGDADAGMTLRLARLIRAERPDIVHLHSRRGADLWGGIAAKLTGTRCVLSRRVDNPEPRWLVALKYRLYDHVITISEGIREVLLSEGLAPQRVSCVRSAVDAAPYLEPVDGVAFRREFGLPDNARVIGVVAQLIARKGHRYMIEATAALHASHPDVRVIFFGQGPLREELEAEVAERGLAEVIRFAGFRTDLPRWLGGLDILAHPADMEGLGVSLLQASAAAVPIVTSRTGGLPEAVADGVSGLLIPPGDVAALTAALARLLDDARLRRRFGEAGRARILAEFSVDAMVEGNLAVYRRLISRN; encoded by the coding sequence ATGAAGGTGCTGCACGTCGAAGCCGGCAAGCACTACTACGGCGGTGCGCGCCAGGTCGCCTACATCGTCGAGGGACTGGCGCGACGCGGTGTGGCCAATGTGCTGGCCTGCCCGCCGGGTGCCGGCATTGCCGCTGCGTGCGCCGGCCATGCGCAGGTGGTCGAGATGAAGATGGGCGGCGATGCCGACGCCGGCATGACGCTGCGTCTGGCGCGTCTGATCCGCGCCGAGCGGCCCGACATCGTGCATCTGCACAGCCGGCGCGGCGCCGACCTGTGGGGCGGCATTGCCGCGAAGCTGACGGGCACCCGCTGCGTGCTGTCGCGCCGCGTCGACAACCCGGAGCCGCGCTGGCTGGTCGCGCTGAAGTACCGCCTGTACGACCACGTGATCACCATTTCCGAAGGCATACGCGAGGTGCTGCTGTCCGAGGGGCTGGCCCCGCAGCGGGTGAGCTGCGTGCGCAGTGCGGTCGATGCCGCCCCCTACCTCGAACCGGTGGATGGCGTCGCCTTCCGCCGCGAGTTCGGCCTGCCGGACAATGCGCGCGTGATCGGTGTGGTGGCCCAGCTGATCGCCCGCAAGGGCCATCGCTACATGATCGAGGCGACGGCCGCACTGCATGCGAGCCATCCGGATGTCCGGGTGATCTTCTTCGGGCAGGGGCCGCTGCGCGAGGAACTGGAAGCCGAGGTGGCGGAGCGGGGGTTGGCGGAGGTGATCCGCTTCGCCGGTTTCCGTACCGACCTGCCACGCTGGCTGGGCGGGCTGGACATCCTCGCTCATCCGGCTGACATGGAAGGGCTGGGCGTATCGCTGCTGCAGGCTTCGGCCGCCGCGGTGCCCATCGTCACCTCACGCACCGGCGGACTGCCGGAGGCGGTGGCCGACGGCGTCAGCGGACTGCTGATTCCGCCCGGCGACGTGGCCGCGCTGACCGCGGCGCTGGCACGTCTGCTCGACGATGCCAGACTGCGTCGCCGCTTTGGCGAGGCCGGCCGCGCACGCATACTGGCGGAGTTTTCGGTGGATGCGATGGTCGAGGGCAACCTCGCCGTCTATCGCCGGCTGATATCACGCAACTGA
- the acnB gene encoding bifunctional aconitate hydratase 2/2-methylisocitrate dehydratase, with the protein MLEAYRAHAAERAALGIPPLALDAKQTAELIELIKNPPAGEEAFLLDLLTHRVPPGVDDAAKVKASFLAAVAHGDVKVALISKAKATELLGTMVGGYNVKPLIDLLDDAEVAGVAAEGLKKTLLMFDFFHDVAEKAKAGNAKAKEVVQSWADAEWFTSRPEVPKSITVTVFKVPGETNTDDLSPAPDATTRPDIPMHYLAMLKNTRPDAAFKPEEDGKRGPMQFIEDLKKKGHLVAYVGDVVGTGSSRKSATNSVIWATGQDIPFVPNKRFGGVTLGGKIAPIFFNTQEDSGSLPIEVDVSKLEMGDVIDVLPYDGKIVRNGETVAEFALKSEVLLDEVRAGGRINLIIGRSLTAKARDFLGLGASTLFRLPKAPVDTGKGYTLAQKMVGRACGLPEGKGIRPGTYCEPKMTTVGSQDTTGPMTRDELKDLACLGFSADLVMQSFCHTAAYPKPVDVKMHRELPTFISNRGGVALRPGDGVIHSWLNRLLLPDTVGTGGDSHTRFPIGISFPAGSGLVAFGAATGVMPLDMPESVLVRFKGTMQPGVTLRDLVHAIPLYAIKAGLLTVAKQGKKNIFSGRILEIEGLPDLKVEQAFELSDASAERSAAGCTIKLNKEPVQEYLRSNIVLMKNMIANGYQDARTLERRIKSVEAWLADPQLLEADKDAEYAAVIEIDLADIKEPIVCCPNDPDDAKFMSEVSGTKIDEVFIGSCMTNIGHFRAAGKLLEGKKDIPVRLWIAPPTKMDASELTKEGYYATLGGAGARMEMPGCSLCMGNQAQIKEGSTAMSTSTRNFPNRLGKNTNVFLGSAELSAICSKLGRIPTREEYLAEIGVVTKDADKVYKYMNFDQIEEYAETAKEVTV; encoded by the coding sequence GTGCTTGAAGCTTACCGTGCCCATGCCGCCGAACGCGCCGCGCTCGGCATCCCGCCGCTCGCCCTCGATGCGAAGCAGACTGCTGAACTGATCGAGCTGATCAAGAACCCGCCCGCCGGCGAAGAAGCCTTCCTGCTCGACCTGCTGACCCATCGCGTGCCGCCGGGCGTGGACGACGCCGCCAAGGTGAAGGCCTCCTTCCTGGCCGCCGTGGCGCACGGTGACGTCAAGGTCGCACTGATTTCCAAGGCGAAGGCCACCGAACTGCTGGGCACCATGGTGGGCGGCTACAACGTGAAGCCGCTGATCGACCTGCTGGACGACGCCGAAGTCGCCGGTGTCGCCGCCGAAGGTCTGAAGAAGACGCTGCTGATGTTCGACTTCTTCCACGACGTCGCCGAGAAGGCGAAGGCCGGCAATGCCAAGGCCAAGGAAGTCGTGCAGTCCTGGGCCGACGCCGAGTGGTTCACCAGCCGTCCGGAAGTGCCGAAGTCCATCACCGTCACAGTGTTCAAGGTGCCGGGCGAAACCAATACCGACGACCTGTCGCCGGCGCCGGACGCGACCACCCGTCCGGACATCCCTATGCACTACCTGGCGATGCTGAAGAACACCCGCCCGGATGCGGCCTTCAAGCCGGAAGAAGATGGCAAGCGCGGTCCGATGCAGTTCATCGAGGACCTGAAGAAGAAGGGTCACCTCGTAGCCTATGTCGGCGACGTGGTCGGCACCGGCTCGTCGCGCAAGTCGGCGACCAACTCGGTCATCTGGGCCACCGGCCAGGACATCCCCTTCGTGCCGAACAAGCGCTTCGGCGGCGTTACGCTGGGCGGCAAGATCGCCCCGATCTTCTTCAACACGCAGGAAGACTCCGGCTCGCTGCCGATCGAAGTCGATGTGTCGAAGCTGGAAATGGGCGACGTGATCGACGTGCTGCCGTACGACGGCAAGATCGTCCGTAACGGCGAGACGGTCGCTGAATTCGCACTCAAGAGCGAAGTGCTGCTGGACGAAGTGCGCGCCGGCGGCCGCATCAACCTGATCATCGGCCGTTCGCTGACTGCCAAGGCGCGCGACTTCCTCGGCCTGGGCGCGTCGACGCTGTTCCGTCTGCCGAAGGCGCCGGTCGATACCGGCAAGGGCTACACGCTGGCGCAGAAGATGGTCGGCCGCGCCTGTGGCCTGCCGGAAGGCAAGGGCATCCGCCCGGGCACCTACTGCGAACCGAAGATGACCACGGTCGGCTCGCAGGACACCACCGGCCCGATGACCCGTGACGAACTGAAGGATCTGGCCTGCCTCGGCTTCTCGGCCGACCTCGTCATGCAGTCCTTCTGCCACACCGCCGCCTATCCGAAGCCGGTGGACGTGAAGATGCACCGCGAACTGCCGACCTTCATTTCGAACCGCGGCGGCGTTGCGCTGCGTCCGGGTGACGGCGTGATCCATTCCTGGCTGAACCGCCTGCTGCTGCCGGATACCGTCGGCACCGGCGGCGACTCGCACACCCGTTTCCCGATCGGCATTTCCTTCCCGGCCGGTTCCGGCCTGGTCGCGTTCGGCGCCGCCACCGGCGTGATGCCGCTGGACATGCCGGAATCGGTGCTGGTGCGCTTCAAGGGCACGATGCAGCCGGGCGTTACGCTGCGCGATCTGGTGCATGCGATTCCGCTGTACGCGATCAAGGCCGGTCTGCTGACCGTTGCCAAGCAGGGCAAGAAGAACATCTTCTCCGGCCGCATCCTGGAGATCGAAGGTCTGCCGGATCTGAAGGTCGAACAGGCGTTCGAACTGTCGGACGCGTCGGCCGAGCGTTCCGCTGCCGGCTGCACGATCAAGCTGAACAAGGAGCCGGTGCAGGAATACCTGCGCTCGAACATCGTTCTGATGAAGAACATGATCGCCAACGGCTACCAGGATGCCCGCACGCTGGAGCGTCGCATCAAGTCGGTCGAAGCCTGGCTGGCCGACCCGCAACTGCTGGAAGCGGACAAGGACGCCGAGTACGCGGCCGTGATCGAGATCGATCTCGCCGACATCAAGGAACCCATCGTCTGCTGCCCGAACGATCCGGATGATGCCAAGTTCATGTCCGAAGTCAGCGGCACGAAGATCGACGAAGTGTTCATCGGCTCGTGCATGACCAACATCGGCCACTTCCGCGCCGCCGGCAAGCTGCTGGAAGGCAAGAAGGACATTCCGGTGCGCCTGTGGATCGCTCCGCCGACCAAGATGGACGCCTCCGAGCTGACCAAGGAAGGCTATTACGCCACCCTCGGCGGTGCGGGTGCCCGCATGGAAATGCCGGGCTGCTCGCTGTGCATGGGTAACCAGGCGCAGATCAAGGAAGGCAGCACCGCGATGTCGACCTCGACCCGCAACTTCCCGAACCGTCTGGGCAAGAACACCAATGTGTTCCTCGGCTCGGCCGAACTGTCGGCGATCTGCTCGAAGCTGGGCCGCATCCCGACGCGCGAGGAGTATCTGGCGGAAATCGGCGTCGTCACCAAGGACGCCGACAAGGTCTACAAGTACATGAACTTCGACCAGATCGAAGAGTACGCGGAGACCGCGAAGGAAGTGACGGTCTGA
- a CDS encoding YkgJ family cysteine cluster protein — protein MDYNCVECGACCATFRVDFHPSDGEAQGGRVPEGLYDELNGSIARMRGTDHTPPRCRALRGCIGEQVSCLIYDERPDPCREFEAGSDACVRARRRHGLAESA, from the coding sequence ATGGACTACAACTGTGTCGAATGCGGCGCCTGCTGCGCTACTTTCCGCGTCGATTTCCATCCGTCGGACGGCGAGGCGCAGGGCGGGCGCGTGCCCGAGGGCCTGTACGACGAACTGAACGGATCAATCGCCCGCATGCGTGGCACCGACCACACGCCGCCGCGCTGCCGTGCGCTGCGCGGCTGCATCGGCGAGCAGGTGAGCTGTTTAATCTACGACGAGCGGCCCGATCCGTGCCGCGAATTCGAAGCGGGGTCGGATGCCTGTGTGCGAGCGCGGCGCCGGCATGGCTTGGCTGAATCGGCCTGA
- a CDS encoding glycosyltransferase family 9 protein, whose amino-acid sequence MKRILIVRTSAIGDVVFASPLAAAIRRTHPDACIAWLVEPGIDALIAHDPNIDARILWPKAEWTRLWRERRYGELWRRVRALRAELRSHRFDTVLDLQGLLKSGFLAWLAGARTRIGLGSREGSQWLMTRVVPRGGDIARISSEYLHLAEQLGLDTGDFLPTLHVSADADVRAQALLAEHGLTPGRYAVFAAFTTRPQKHWFEDAWQTLAPKLAAQKGLTPVLLGGPADAEAAARIAAGAPGLVNLVGRTKLPEAAALVRGAGLLVGVDTGLTHMGIAFATPTVAIFGSTCPYTNTGRANARVIWLGLQCSPCKRRPTCGGAYTCLRDITPDRVLDETAKALAA is encoded by the coding sequence TTGAAGCGCATTCTCATCGTCCGCACCTCGGCCATCGGCGACGTGGTGTTCGCGTCGCCGCTGGCGGCGGCGATCAGGCGGACGCATCCGGACGCCTGCATCGCCTGGCTGGTCGAGCCCGGCATCGACGCGTTGATCGCGCACGACCCGAACATCGATGCCCGCATCCTGTGGCCGAAGGCAGAGTGGACGCGGCTGTGGCGCGAACGCCGCTACGGTGAGCTGTGGCGGCGGGTGAGGGCCCTGCGCGCCGAACTGCGCAGCCATCGCTTCGATACCGTGCTCGACCTGCAGGGCCTGCTGAAAAGCGGCTTTCTTGCCTGGCTGGCCGGTGCGCGCACACGCATCGGTCTCGGTTCGCGCGAGGGGAGCCAGTGGTTGATGACGCGCGTGGTGCCGCGCGGCGGCGACATCGCGCGCATTTCGTCCGAATACCTGCATCTGGCTGAACAGCTCGGTCTGGACACGGGAGATTTCCTGCCGACACTGCACGTATCCGCGGACGCGGACGTCCGCGCGCAGGCGTTGCTGGCGGAGCATGGGCTGACGCCAGGCCGCTACGCCGTGTTCGCTGCGTTCACGACGCGGCCGCAGAAGCACTGGTTCGAGGATGCCTGGCAGACGCTGGCGCCCAAGCTCGCCGCGCAGAAGGGATTGACCCCGGTCCTGCTCGGCGGACCGGCCGACGCCGAGGCGGCGGCACGCATCGCTGCCGGCGCGCCGGGGCTGGTCAATCTGGTCGGCCGCACGAAGCTGCCGGAAGCGGCCGCGCTGGTGCGTGGCGCCGGCCTGCTGGTCGGCGTCGATACCGGACTGACGCACATGGGCATCGCCTTCGCGACGCCCACCGTGGCGATCTTCGGTTCGACCTGTCCCTATACGAATACCGGTCGCGCCAACGCGCGCGTGATCTGGCTGGGCCTGCAGTGTTCGCCGTGCAAGCGCCGGCCGACCTGCGGCGGCGCCTATACCTGCCTGCGCGACATCACGCCGGACCGGGTGCTGGACGAAACGGCAAAGGCGCTCGCGGCATGA